Proteins encoded by one window of Ictidomys tridecemlineatus isolate mIctTri1 chromosome 7, mIctTri1.hap1, whole genome shotgun sequence:
- the Cd28 gene encoding T-cell-specific surface glycoprotein CD28, with the protein MTETLRPRQVHFTLWVPRGGGAGALALVRTMMLRLLLLALNFFPSIQVTENKILVKQSPRLEVYNNEVNLSCKYTYNLFSKEFRASLYKGVDSAVEVCVVNGNFSHQLQFYSHTGFNCDGKLGNETVTFYLRNLYVNQTDIYFCKIEVMYPPPYLDNEKSNGTVIHVKEKNICPDVQSPESPKPFWTLVVLSGVLGIYSLLSTMLLCYLWTKRQRTRLLQSDYMNMTPRRPGPTRKHYQPYAPARDFAAYRP; encoded by the exons ATGACGGAGACTCTCAGGCCGAGGCAGGTTCACTTCACACTTTGGGTTCCTcggggaggaggggctggagcCCTGGCCCTTGTTAGGACAATGATGCTCAGGCTGCTGCTCTTGGCTCTCAACTTCTTCCCCTCGATTCAAGTAACAG AAAACAAGATCTTGGTGAAGCAATCACCCAGGCTTGAGGTGTACAACAATGAGGTCAACCTTAGCTGCAAGTATACCTACAACCTCTTCTCAAAGGAGTTCCGGGCATCCCTTTATAAGGGTGTGGATAGTGCTGTGGAAGTCTGCGTTGTGAATGGGAATTTCTCCCATCAGCTTCAGTTTTACTCACACACAGGATTCAACTGTGATGGGAAATTGGGCAACGAAACAGTGACTTTCTATCTCCGGAATTTGTATGTTAACCAAACAGATATTTACTTCTGCAAAATTGAGGTTATGTATCCTCCTCCTTACCTAGACAATGAGAAGAGCAATGGAACTGTTATCCATGTGAAAG AGAAGAATATTTGTCCTGATGTCCAATCGCCTGAGTCTCCTAAGCCCTTTTGGACACTGGTGGTGCTTAGCGGAGTCCTGGGTATCTATAGCTTGCTATCAACAATGCTCCTTTGTTATTTATGG ACGAAGCGTCAAAGAACCAGGCTTCTTCAGAGTGACTATATGAACATGACTCCCCGGAGGCCAGGGCCCACCCGCAAACACTACCAGCCCTACGCCCCAGCACGAGACTTTGCAGCCTACCGCCCCTGA